The proteins below are encoded in one region of Cololabis saira isolate AMF1-May2022 chromosome 13, fColSai1.1, whole genome shotgun sequence:
- the samd13 gene encoding sterile alpha motif domain-containing protein 13, which produces MKNYCNNTEAAMEEKANGSVDTKNPVENGQLPDPSSWGVADVVNYFKATGFEEQAIAFQDQEIDGKSLLLMTRNDVLTGLSIKLGPALKIYEYHVKPLQTQHLKINAS; this is translated from the exons ATGAAAAATTACTGCAACAATACAGAAG CTGCCATGGAAGAAAAGGCAAATGGCTCAGTCGACACTAAAAA TCCAGTGGAGAACGGACAGCTACCTGACCCGTCCAGCTGGGGAGTTGCTGATGTTGTCAATTATTTCAAAGCAACAGGATTTGAGGAACAAGCCATAGCATTCCAGGATCAG GAAATTGACGGCAAGTCCCTGCTCCTGATGACGCGTAATGACGTCCTAACGGGGCTGTCGATAAAGCTTGGTCCTGCACTGAAGATCTATGAGTACCATGTGAAACCGCTGCAAACTCAGCACCTGAAAATCAATGCCTCGTAG